A genomic segment from Modestobacter roseus encodes:
- a CDS encoding acetyl-CoA hydrolase/transferase family protein: MDAGRIRNAALARKVVPAEEAAAVIRPGDNVGMSGFTGAGHPKAVPGALARRITEAQNAGDPFQVDLWTGASTAPELDGVLAAVDGIARRLPYQSDPVLRERINRGEVDYVDVHLSHVAQLAWEGFLGPLDVAVVEVSAITEDGLLVPSSSVGNNKTWLDLAERVVLEVNSWQPAGLAGMHDVYYGTALPPNRRPVQLTRPDDRIGVPHLLVDPDKVVAVVETDAPDRNTPFAAPDDTARAIAGHLIEYLQHEVSRGRLPAELLPLQSGVGNVANAVLAGLQESPFEQLTAYTEVIQDGMLDLLRSGTLASASATAFSLSPTAIADFTAHVDEFRDRILLRPQEISNHPEIIRRLGVLAMNGMIEADLYGNVNSTHLMGSRIQNGIGGSGDFARNAYVSFFVSPSTAKGGAISSIVPMVSHVDHTEHDVAVVVTEQGLADLRGLSPRRRARLVIDRCAHPDYRPMLTDYLDRAEHGAFGRHTPHLMTEALSWHARYASTGSMLPR; this comes from the coding sequence ATGGACGCCGGACGGATCCGGAACGCTGCACTGGCCCGGAAGGTGGTGCCGGCCGAGGAGGCCGCCGCCGTCATCCGCCCCGGCGACAACGTCGGGATGAGCGGCTTCACCGGCGCCGGCCACCCGAAGGCGGTGCCCGGGGCGCTGGCCCGGCGGATCACCGAGGCGCAGAACGCCGGCGACCCGTTCCAGGTCGACCTCTGGACCGGCGCCTCGACGGCACCCGAGCTGGACGGGGTGCTGGCGGCGGTCGACGGCATCGCGCGGCGGCTGCCCTACCAGTCCGACCCGGTGCTGCGGGAGCGGATCAACCGCGGCGAGGTCGACTACGTCGACGTGCACCTCTCCCACGTGGCGCAGCTGGCCTGGGAAGGCTTCCTCGGGCCGCTGGACGTCGCCGTCGTCGAGGTCAGCGCGATCACCGAGGACGGCCTGCTCGTCCCGTCCTCGTCCGTCGGCAACAACAAGACCTGGCTGGACCTGGCCGAGCGGGTGGTGCTGGAGGTCAACAGCTGGCAACCGGCCGGGCTGGCCGGGATGCACGACGTCTACTACGGCACCGCCCTGCCGCCCAACCGCCGGCCGGTGCAGCTCACCCGCCCCGACGACCGGATCGGGGTGCCGCACCTGCTCGTCGACCCGGACAAGGTGGTCGCGGTCGTCGAGACCGACGCCCCCGACCGGAACACCCCCTTCGCCGCGCCCGACGACACGGCGCGGGCGATCGCCGGGCACCTGATCGAGTACCTCCAGCACGAGGTGTCCCGGGGCCGGCTGCCGGCCGAGCTGCTGCCGCTGCAGTCCGGCGTCGGGAACGTCGCCAACGCGGTGCTGGCGGGCCTGCAGGAGTCCCCGTTCGAGCAGCTGACCGCCTACACCGAGGTCATCCAGGACGGCATGCTGGACCTGTTGCGGTCGGGCACGCTGGCGTCGGCCTCGGCGACGGCGTTCTCGCTGAGCCCCACCGCGATCGCCGACTTCACCGCCCACGTCGACGAGTTCCGCGACCGGATCCTGCTGCGGCCGCAGGAGATCAGCAACCACCCGGAGATCATCCGGCGGCTGGGCGTGCTGGCGATGAACGGGATGATCGAGGCCGACCTGTACGGCAACGTGAACTCCACCCACCTGATGGGCAGCCGGATCCAGAACGGGATCGGCGGCTCGGGCGACTTCGCCCGCAACGCCTACGTGTCCTTCTTCGTCAGCCCGTCGACGGCCAAGGGCGGGGCGATCTCCTCGATCGTGCCGATGGTCTCCCACGTCGACCACACCGAGCACGACGTCGCGGTCGTCGTCACCGAGCAGGGCCTGGCCGACCTGCGCGGGCTCTCCCCTCGTCGCCGCGCCCGGCTGGTCATCGACCGATGCGCCCACCCGGACTACCGGCCGATGCTGACCGACTACCTCGACCGGGCCGAGCACGGCGCCTTCGGCAGGCACACCCCGCACCTGATGACCGAGGCGCTGAGCTGGCACGCCAGGTACGCCTCGACCGGGTCGATGCTGCCGCGCTGA
- a CDS encoding alkaline phosphatase D family protein, producing the protein MSLDAPLSRRTVFKGGAAAAAAVTLASLTPEAARAAVAETARSGVFGFGVASGDPTATELLIWTRVTPTPESLPGSRRGPAVPVRWEVAADEAFTEIVRSGNVVADVSRDHTVKVVVNRLTPYTRYFYRFTCAGQTSPVGRTQTAPDEPGQTHALRMAFVSCSNYTGGYFTAYRGIAARDDLDFVLHLGDYLYEYGNSPRVAGATGSGDRYGPNALIGIRDHEPVHEMVSLEDYRLRHALYKTDPDLQRAHQQHPWIVIFDDHEITNDAYDFGAENHERDDDPDSPYTEPGKPDGIKPEGDFLFRRAKAFQAYLEWMPIREPAMWQPLPSKGRQFFRRFSFGDLAELSVIETRQNRSEQVPATVDGAVNPALADPRRHLPEPPQLDWLTTGLRTGRTDWHLVGNQTVFARVFAVPRPGTVPGSVFNADQWDGYQADQRAVLDAMAAAGTDPVVLTGDIHSSWANDLPTDVTAYPANGNSVGVEFVCPSVTSNGFKEAVGSAAAATATTAAFQAANPWVRYLEGIGHGFVVLDVTPERVQADYWFIRSNGDKGLAVDPRLDPQATVGYETSFASVKGSRKISGPVGQLGARSDTPRSARVPATR; encoded by the coding sequence ATGTCCCTCGATGCCCCCCTCTCCCGACGCACCGTCTTCAAGGGCGGTGCCGCCGCGGCGGCCGCCGTCACCCTCGCGAGCCTCACGCCCGAGGCCGCCCGCGCCGCCGTGGCCGAGACCGCCCGCTCCGGCGTCTTCGGCTTCGGTGTCGCCAGCGGCGACCCCACCGCCACCGAACTGCTGATCTGGACCCGGGTCACGCCGACCCCCGAGTCGCTGCCCGGCAGCCGGCGCGGACCGGCCGTCCCGGTCCGCTGGGAGGTCGCCGCCGACGAGGCGTTCACCGAGATCGTGCGCAGCGGGAACGTCGTCGCCGACGTCAGCCGCGACCACACCGTGAAGGTCGTGGTGAACCGGCTGACCCCCTACACCCGCTACTTCTACCGGTTCACCTGCGCCGGGCAGACCTCCCCGGTGGGCCGCACCCAGACCGCGCCGGACGAGCCGGGGCAGACGCACGCGCTGCGCATGGCGTTCGTGTCCTGCAGCAACTACACCGGCGGGTACTTCACCGCCTACCGGGGCATCGCCGCCCGTGACGACCTGGACTTCGTGCTGCACCTGGGCGACTACCTGTACGAGTACGGCAACTCCCCGCGGGTGGCCGGCGCCACCGGCTCCGGTGACCGGTACGGGCCCAACGCCCTGATCGGCATCCGGGACCACGAGCCGGTGCACGAGATGGTGTCGCTGGAGGACTACCGGCTCCGGCACGCGCTGTACAAGACCGACCCGGACCTGCAGCGGGCCCACCAGCAGCACCCGTGGATCGTCATCTTCGACGACCACGAGATCACCAACGACGCCTACGACTTCGGCGCGGAGAACCACGAGCGGGACGACGACCCGGACTCCCCCTACACCGAGCCCGGCAAGCCCGACGGCATCAAGCCCGAGGGCGACTTCCTCTTCCGCCGGGCCAAGGCGTTCCAGGCCTACCTGGAGTGGATGCCGATCCGTGAGCCCGCGATGTGGCAGCCGCTGCCGAGCAAGGGCCGGCAGTTCTTCCGCCGGTTCAGCTTCGGCGACCTGGCCGAGCTGTCGGTGATCGAGACCCGGCAGAACCGCAGCGAGCAGGTGCCGGCCACGGTCGACGGCGCGGTCAACCCCGCGCTGGCCGACCCGCGCCGCCACCTGCCCGAGCCGCCGCAGCTGGACTGGCTGACCACGGGCCTGCGCACCGGGCGGACCGACTGGCACCTGGTCGGCAACCAGACGGTCTTCGCCCGGGTGTTCGCCGTCCCGCGGCCGGGCACCGTGCCCGGCTCGGTGTTCAACGCCGACCAGTGGGACGGCTACCAGGCCGACCAGCGCGCCGTGCTCGACGCGATGGCCGCCGCCGGCACCGACCCGGTCGTGCTCACCGGGGACATCCACTCCTCCTGGGCCAACGACCTCCCCACGGACGTCACTGCGTACCCGGCGAACGGCAACTCCGTCGGCGTGGAGTTCGTCTGCCCATCGGTGACCAGCAACGGCTTCAAGGAGGCCGTCGGCTCCGCGGCCGCGGCGACCGCGACCACGGCCGCGTTCCAGGCGGCCAACCCGTGGGTGCGCTACCTGGAGGGCATCGGCCACGGCTTCGTCGTCCTGGACGTGACGCCGGAGCGGGTGCAGGCCGACTACTGGTTCATCCGCAGCAACGGGGACAAGGGCCTGGCCGTCGACCCGCGGCTGGACCCGCAGGCGACCGTGGGCTACGAGACCTCGTTCGCCTCGGTCAAGGGCTCCCGGAAGATCAGCGGCCCGGTCGGCCAGCTGGGCGCCCGCAGCGACACCCCGCGCAGCGCCCGGGTGCCCGCCACCCGCTGA
- a CDS encoding NAD(P)-dependent alcohol dehydrogenase yields MKVTAAVVEQPDAPFVVRELELDQPGPGEVLVRVTATGFCHTDGLAREGQMPFPLPGVLGHEGAGTVVAVGDGVSNVREGQAVVMGWPWCGHCRNCLDGEPRYCLNLGELAFSGHRPIGTSGLKTAGGDPLAGAFFGQSSFATHALATATSLVPVPDGMPVDLMGPLACGLATGAGAVFHTARPLPGASLVVYGAGTVGLAAVMAARNSAASTIIAVDRHESRLRLARELGATEVVDAGTTDPVQAIADICGGPADFALECTGIVPVVRQAIDSVGMRGKAILIGGAPAGAEFSADHMSTLWGKTIVGTLGGSGRSEPLIGALMALHASGRFPIDKLVERFPLERIGEAMEASYSGAVVKPVITMPQD; encoded by the coding sequence ATGAAGGTCACCGCCGCGGTCGTCGAGCAGCCGGACGCCCCGTTCGTCGTCCGGGAGCTCGAGCTGGACCAGCCCGGCCCGGGCGAGGTGCTGGTCCGGGTCACCGCGACCGGTTTCTGCCACACCGACGGGCTGGCCCGGGAGGGGCAGATGCCGTTCCCGCTGCCCGGCGTGCTGGGCCACGAGGGCGCCGGGACGGTCGTCGCCGTCGGCGACGGGGTCAGCAACGTGCGCGAGGGCCAGGCCGTGGTGATGGGCTGGCCGTGGTGCGGGCACTGCCGCAACTGCCTGGACGGCGAACCGCGGTACTGCCTCAACCTGGGCGAGCTGGCCTTCAGCGGCCACCGGCCGATCGGCACCTCGGGCCTGAAGACCGCTGGGGGCGACCCGCTGGCCGGGGCGTTCTTCGGCCAGTCGTCGTTCGCCACCCACGCGCTGGCGACGGCGACCTCGCTGGTGCCGGTGCCCGACGGCATGCCGGTCGACCTGATGGGGCCGCTGGCCTGCGGCCTGGCCACCGGCGCCGGCGCGGTCTTCCACACCGCCCGCCCGCTGCCCGGCGCGTCCCTGGTGGTCTACGGGGCCGGCACGGTGGGCCTGGCGGCGGTCATGGCGGCGCGCAACTCCGCGGCCAGCACGATCATCGCCGTCGACCGGCACGAGTCCCGGCTGCGGCTGGCCCGCGAGCTGGGCGCCACCGAGGTGGTCGACGCCGGCACGACCGACCCGGTGCAGGCGATCGCCGACATCTGCGGCGGACCGGCGGACTTCGCCCTGGAGTGCACCGGCATCGTCCCGGTCGTCCGGCAGGCCATCGACTCGGTCGGCATGCGCGGGAAGGCGATCCTCATCGGCGGGGCGCCGGCCGGGGCGGAGTTCAGCGCCGACCACATGAGCACGCTCTGGGGCAAGACCATCGTCGGCACCCTGGGCGGCAGCGGCCGCAGCGAGCCGCTCATCGGCGCGCTGATGGCCCTGCACGCCAGTGGCCGCTTCCCGATCGACAAGCTGGTGGAGCGGTTCCCGCTGGAGCGGATCGGCGAGGCGATGGAGGCCTCGTACAGCGGCGCGGTGGTCAAGCCGGTCATCACCATGCCGCAGGACTGA
- a CDS encoding DUF3616 domain-containing protein codes for MSIERTVRLSFGSASREATTHTNLSAVRSDGPVLWVAGDETATIERLVADDAAHPTGYGEETTFRLADLVDLPGDAAEEADIEGLARAGDFLWAVGSHSLRRKRIKDKHEGDKALRRLGKVSGQANRQVIVRLPVADVGGLPTLVPELTVDGARHVAAVFGVTGPDLRDLLADDEHLAPFLPIPGKDNGLDVEGIAVAGERVYLGLRGPVLRGWAVVLELRPEPDPAEPGRLLLQPFADGRPYRKHVLDLAGLGVRDLCPHGDDLLVLAGPTMDLDGPVHVFRWHRALTAETAQVVRGEQLTREVDLPFGVGDDHAEGIGLLPGDDARLLVVYDSPAPSRLDDAGGVTADVVRLPAR; via the coding sequence GTGAGCATCGAGCGCACCGTGCGGCTGTCCTTCGGTTCCGCCTCCCGCGAGGCCACCACCCACACCAACCTCTCGGCGGTCCGCAGCGACGGCCCGGTGCTGTGGGTGGCCGGCGACGAGACCGCGACGATCGAGCGGCTGGTGGCCGACGACGCGGCGCACCCCACCGGCTACGGCGAGGAGACGACGTTCCGGCTGGCCGACCTCGTCGACCTGCCCGGGGACGCCGCGGAGGAGGCCGACATCGAGGGGCTGGCCCGCGCCGGGGACTTCCTGTGGGCGGTGGGGTCGCACAGCCTGCGGCGGAAGCGGATCAAGGACAAGCACGAGGGCGACAAGGCGCTGCGCCGCCTCGGGAAGGTGAGCGGGCAGGCCAACCGGCAGGTGATCGTGCGGCTGCCGGTCGCCGACGTCGGCGGCCTCCCGACCCTCGTCCCCGAGCTGACCGTCGACGGCGCCCGGCACGTGGCGGCGGTGTTCGGCGTGACCGGTCCCGACCTCCGCGACCTGCTCGCCGACGACGAGCACCTGGCGCCGTTCCTGCCCATCCCGGGCAAGGACAACGGGCTGGACGTCGAGGGCATCGCGGTGGCCGGTGAGCGCGTGTACCTCGGGCTGCGCGGGCCGGTGCTGCGCGGCTGGGCCGTGGTCCTGGAGCTGCGCCCCGAGCCCGACCCGGCGGAGCCCGGGCGCCTGCTGCTCCAGCCGTTCGCCGATGGCCGCCCGTACCGCAAGCACGTGCTCGACCTCGCCGGGCTGGGCGTCCGCGACCTCTGCCCGCACGGAGACGACCTGCTGGTGCTGGCCGGCCCGACGATGGACCTCGACGGCCCGGTGCACGTGTTCCGCTGGCACCGGGCGCTGACCGCGGAGACCGCGCAGGTGGTCCGGGGTGAGCAGCTCACCCGCGAGGTCGACCTGCCCTTCGGCGTCGGCGACGACCACGCCGAGGGGATCGGGCTGCTGCCTGGCGACGACGCGCGGCTGCTGGTGGTCTACGACAGCCCGGCGCCGTCCCGGCTGGACGACGCCGGGGGCGTCACCGCCGACGTCGTCCGGCTGCCCGCACGCTGA
- a CDS encoding SDR family oxidoreductase produces the protein MEAPDGRRTEGQWDERAGQRAGHRRGRGDRGARRRRVRPAAGLAGAGVSRRTPREAGWEHLAVDLRDADAARDGLAAAADTTHLVFGAYAEQPTARELSEVNVGMLRHTLDGLATAGAPLEHVTLYQGGKAYGAHMGFFNTPAKETDPRIVQPNFYYDQEDLLREVAAERGFRLTVLRPEGVIGYAVGNPMNLLMVIAVYAAISRELGQPLRFPGSLAAYDALYQVTDAELLARATAWVGGEPAADGEVYNVTNGDQLRWRHLFPAFARAFGMDSAEPQPVPLAEAMADRRDVWERLVARHDLVPTPYEDLVGWEFGQFIVTSGFDNVSSTIKLRQAGFADCLDTEERFTELFRQLADRKVIPPLR, from the coding sequence ATGGAGGCCCCGGACGGACGGCGGACCGAGGGGCAGTGGGATGAGCGAGCAGGGCAGCGTGCTGGTCACCGGCGCGGGCGGGGTGATCGGGGCGCACGCCGCCGCCGAGTACGCCCGGCGGCCGGGCTGGCGGGTGCGGGGGTCAGCCGTCGCACGCCGCGGGAGGCCGGCTGGGAGCACCTGGCCGTCGACCTGCGCGACGCCGACGCGGCCCGCGACGGCCTCGCCGCGGCCGCCGACACCACCCACCTGGTGTTCGGCGCCTACGCCGAGCAGCCGACCGCCCGGGAGCTGTCCGAGGTCAACGTCGGGATGCTCCGCCACACCCTCGACGGGCTCGCCACCGCCGGCGCACCGCTGGAGCACGTGACCCTGTACCAGGGCGGCAAGGCCTACGGCGCGCACATGGGGTTCTTCAACACCCCGGCCAAGGAGACCGACCCGCGGATCGTCCAGCCGAACTTCTACTACGACCAGGAGGACCTGCTCCGCGAGGTCGCCGCCGAGCGCGGGTTCCGGCTCACCGTGCTGCGGCCGGAGGGGGTGATCGGCTACGCCGTCGGCAACCCGATGAACCTGCTCATGGTCATCGCCGTCTACGCCGCGATCAGCCGGGAGCTCGGCCAGCCGCTGCGCTTCCCGGGCAGCCTCGCCGCCTACGACGCCCTGTACCAGGTCACCGACGCGGAGCTGCTCGCCCGGGCCACCGCCTGGGTCGGGGGCGAGCCGGCCGCGGACGGCGAGGTCTACAACGTGACCAACGGCGACCAGTTGCGCTGGCGGCACCTGTTCCCGGCGTTCGCCCGCGCGTTCGGCATGGACTCCGCCGAGCCCCAGCCGGTGCCGCTGGCCGAGGCGATGGCCGACCGGCGGGACGTCTGGGAGCGGCTCGTGGCCCGGCACGACCTGGTGCCCACCCCGTACGAGGACCTGGTCGGCTGGGAGTTCGGGCAGTTCATCGTCACCAGCGGCTTCGACAACGTCAGCTCCACGATCAAGCTGCGGCAGGCCGGGTTCGCCGATTGCCTGGACACCGAGGAGCGGTTCACCGAGCTCTTCCGGCAGCTGGCGGACCGGAAGGTGATCCCGCCGCTGCGCTGA
- a CDS encoding zf-TFIIB domain-containing protein, whose amino-acid sequence MDLVCPKCQGSMRTYERNGVHVDQCADCRGIFLDRGELERLVDAENAWHDGAPQRPASAPQSGQHQSGQHQSGQYPGQQAGSLGAVVSEVLGQVRASSSGHGSGHGYSKSRKKKSLIGELFGCAVHRRVGGHGGPGRTADRGAVG is encoded by the coding sequence ATGGACCTCGTCTGCCCGAAGTGCCAGGGATCGATGCGCACCTACGAGCGCAACGGCGTGCACGTCGACCAGTGCGCCGACTGCCGCGGCATCTTCCTGGACCGTGGTGAGCTCGAGCGGCTGGTCGACGCGGAGAACGCCTGGCACGACGGCGCGCCGCAGCGGCCCGCCTCCGCGCCACAGTCCGGCCAGCACCAGTCCGGCCAGCACCAGTCCGGTCAGTACCCGGGGCAGCAGGCGGGCTCGCTGGGCGCCGTCGTCAGCGAGGTGCTCGGCCAGGTGCGCGCCAGCAGCTCCGGGCACGGCTCGGGCCACGGCTACTCGAAGTCCCGCAAGAAGAAGTCGCTGATCGGCGAGCTCTTCGGCTGTGCGGTTCACCGTCGCGTCGGCGGGCATGGAGGCCCCGGACGGACGGCGGACCGAGGGGCAGTGGGATGA
- a CDS encoding threonine/serine ThrE exporter family protein, with product MVAGRRRGGRRPEQAAPEPVHLPEPDEREAYRVLDFALRAGEVLLSGGVGAADVTATLVLLARACGLDRVVCEVTFTSITLTYVRASDVAPVTSVRLVQVRAPDHTRVTEVDNLVTDLVQQRVTPEQAMTRLEEIRRARHPYRRWAVTASRAALAAAIAVLLGGGALVTVAAFATTVVVDRIAGALGARGLPDFYANLLGAAFATTVAMGLIAAELDVRPSLVVASGIVLLLPGITLVGSVQDAISGFLLTASARAFEVFVLAAGIVAGVAGVLSVADRLGVSLAVNQPPETGLADLPAQFLAAGVAAAAAAAGNYAPRRTIPAAAVAGALGWGAFRGLDHLDLNPALSTGVAAVVLGLGAYVFAHRQRVPPIVLVAAGIIPLLPGLTIYRGMLFLASGDTGTGFLLLSQATSIGLALAAGVILGSFLAQPARRELQRVERRIGGPRMVGALRRRKA from the coding sequence GTGGTCGCAGGACGCCGACGGGGTGGACGGCGTCCGGAGCAGGCGGCACCGGAGCCGGTGCACCTGCCCGAGCCGGACGAGCGGGAGGCCTACCGGGTCCTGGACTTCGCGCTCCGCGCCGGGGAGGTGCTCCTCTCCGGCGGGGTCGGGGCCGCCGACGTCACGGCCACGCTCGTGCTCCTGGCGCGCGCCTGCGGGCTGGACCGGGTGGTCTGCGAGGTCACGTTCACCTCCATCACCCTCACCTACGTGCGGGCCTCGGACGTCGCGCCGGTGACCAGCGTGCGGCTGGTCCAGGTCCGTGCCCCCGACCACACCCGGGTGACCGAGGTCGACAACCTGGTCACCGACCTGGTGCAGCAGCGGGTCACCCCGGAGCAGGCGATGACCCGGCTGGAGGAGATCCGCCGGGCCCGGCACCCCTACCGGCGCTGGGCGGTCACCGCCTCCCGGGCCGCGCTCGCGGCGGCGATCGCGGTGCTCCTCGGTGGCGGGGCGCTCGTCACCGTGGCGGCCTTCGCCACCACGGTGGTGGTCGACCGGATCGCCGGTGCGCTGGGGGCGCGCGGGCTGCCCGACTTCTACGCCAACCTGCTGGGCGCGGCCTTCGCGACCACCGTCGCCATGGGGCTCATCGCCGCCGAGCTCGACGTCCGGCCCTCCCTGGTGGTGGCCAGCGGGATCGTGCTGCTGCTGCCGGGGATCACCCTGGTGGGCTCGGTGCAGGACGCGATCAGCGGTTTCCTGCTCACCGCCAGCGCCCGCGCCTTCGAGGTGTTCGTGCTGGCCGCCGGGATCGTCGCCGGGGTGGCCGGCGTGCTCTCCGTCGCCGACCGGCTCGGGGTCAGCCTCGCGGTCAACCAGCCGCCGGAGACCGGGCTGGCCGACCTGCCCGCCCAGTTCCTCGCCGCCGGTGTCGCCGCGGCCGCGGCCGCGGCCGGCAACTACGCACCCCGGCGGACGATCCCCGCGGCCGCGGTGGCCGGGGCGCTGGGCTGGGGCGCGTTCCGCGGGCTGGACCACCTGGACCTGAACCCGGCGCTGTCCACCGGGGTGGCCGCCGTCGTCCTCGGGCTCGGCGCCTACGTCTTCGCGCACCGGCAGCGGGTGCCACCGATCGTCCTGGTCGCCGCCGGGATCATCCCGCTGCTGCCCGGGCTCACCATCTACCGCGGCATGCTCTTCCTGGCCAGCGGGGACACCGGTACGGGCTTCCTGCTGCTGAGCCAGGCCACCTCGATCGGGCTCGCGCTGGCCGCGGGCGTGATCCTGGGCAGCTTCCTCGCCCAGCCGGCCCGCCGGGAGCTGCAGCGCGTCGAGCGGCGGATCGGCGGGCCGCGCATGGTCGGTGCGCTGCGCCGTCGGAAGGCCTGA